Proteins found in one Alphaproteobacteria bacterium genomic segment:
- a CDS encoding HisA/HisF-related TIM barrel protein, whose amino-acid sequence MILYPAIDLLDGRVVRLAKGDFAAVTDYGEAPLATARAYAAAGATWLHLVDLSGARDGARRQAATVESINGAGLKVQTGGGVRSAADVQAILDAGAARAVVGSLAVTDPARVTRWLQRFGPDRLTLAFDVTLEQGEARPRVAGWTECAGVTLDGLVETYAGAGLAHALVTDIGRDGMLAGPNDILYRRLVRTWPHIAWQASGGIADTADLARLRDAGLSGAIIGRALYEGRFTLVEALARTLDEAAPC is encoded by the coding sequence ATGATCCTCTATCCGGCGATTGATCTGCTTGATGGTCGCGTGGTGCGCCTTGCCAAAGGCGATTTCGCCGCAGTCACCGACTATGGCGAGGCCCCCCTGGCCACGGCCCGGGCCTATGCGGCGGCCGGGGCAACCTGGCTGCATCTGGTGGATCTGTCCGGCGCACGTGATGGCGCCCGACGCCAGGCTGCCACAGTCGAATCCATCAACGGTGCCGGACTGAAGGTGCAGACCGGCGGCGGGGTCAGAAGCGCCGCCGATGTGCAGGCCATCCTCGACGCCGGCGCCGCCCGCGCCGTAGTCGGTAGCCTGGCCGTGACAGACCCGGCCCGCGTCACCCGCTGGCTGCAGCGATTTGGCCCGGATCGCCTGACCCTGGCCTTTGATGTGACACTGGAACAGGGAGAAGCCCGGCCGCGGGTCGCCGGCTGGACGGAGTGTGCTGGCGTCACTCTGGACGGTCTGGTGGAGACCTATGCCGGCGCCGGCCTGGCCCACGCCCTGGTCACCGATATCGGCCGGGACGGCATGCTGGCCGGCCCTAATGACATCCTCTACCGCCGCCTGGTCCGCACATGGCCGCACATCGCCTGGCAAGCCTCTGGCGGTATCGCCGACACGGCCGATCTGGCGCGCCTGCGTGATGCCGGCCTCAGTGGCGCGATCATCGGCCGCGCCCTCTATGAAGGCCGTTTCACCCTGGTCGAAGCCCTGGCCCGGACTCTGGACGAAGCCGCGCCATGCTAG